One genomic window of Gemmatimonadales bacterium includes the following:
- a CDS encoding TldD/PmbA family protein, with the protein MSPSRREFLRTTSAAAAAGLALGITGRAEAAELSGRLIAPSPGDAALNDLLLRALDAAKSAGAQYADARISLNRTQSIFTRERRVAGLSDNETFGIGVRVLVEGAWGFAATSNLEPDSVARVARQAVAQAKANRTPGQRPVVLAPAPGNQRGTWRSDAKVDPFTVSIEDKVELLLAVNAIALKNPQARFVNSSMFFLKDEKSYANTEGTLVSQTIIRSQPTVTVTAVSKDFTDFQSRQSNDIAPMGRGYEHVTENKLEENVVRWADEAVQKLSAKPVEVGRYDLVLHPNHLWLTIHESIAHPTELDRAMGYEANYAGTSFVFPPEKVLGTLKFGSPLMNVRGDRSQPGSLAACGWDDDGVKPDEFDVVREGIFVDYQTTREQALWLDSYYKKAGKPTRSHGCSYAQSWADVQFQRMPNISLLPGDKDIGWNDLISATDRGIAIIGDGSFSIDQQRFNAQFGGQLFYEIRGGKIVGMLKDVAYQMRTPDFWANLDMLGGPKSYELGGAFNDGKGQPSQSNAVSHGCVPTRHRGINVINTGRQA; encoded by the coding sequence GTGTCCCCGAGTCGCCGGGAGTTTCTCCGAACCACTTCTGCCGCGGCTGCCGCTGGCCTGGCGCTCGGGATCACCGGGCGAGCCGAAGCGGCCGAGCTGTCGGGCAGGCTGATCGCGCCGTCGCCGGGCGATGCCGCACTCAACGACCTGTTGCTGCGGGCCCTCGACGCGGCGAAGTCGGCTGGTGCGCAGTATGCCGATGCCCGGATCAGCCTCAACCGCACCCAGAGCATCTTCACGCGGGAGCGACGCGTCGCCGGCCTTTCCGATAACGAAACGTTCGGGATCGGCGTTCGGGTGCTGGTCGAGGGAGCCTGGGGCTTCGCGGCCACCAGCAACCTGGAACCGGATTCGGTCGCGCGGGTGGCGCGACAGGCGGTGGCGCAGGCCAAGGCCAATCGCACGCCGGGACAGCGTCCTGTCGTGCTGGCGCCCGCCCCTGGCAACCAGCGGGGAACCTGGCGGAGCGATGCGAAGGTAGATCCCTTCACCGTCTCGATCGAGGACAAGGTCGAGCTGCTGCTCGCGGTCAACGCCATTGCGCTCAAGAACCCGCAGGCGCGCTTCGTCAACTCGAGCATGTTCTTTCTCAAAGACGAGAAGAGCTATGCCAACACCGAGGGAACGCTCGTTTCGCAGACGATCATCCGGTCGCAGCCGACCGTGACCGTGACGGCCGTGTCGAAGGACTTCACGGATTTCCAGTCGCGGCAGAGCAATGACATTGCGCCGATGGGTCGCGGCTACGAGCATGTGACCGAGAACAAGCTCGAAGAGAATGTCGTCCGCTGGGCCGACGAGGCAGTTCAGAAACTCTCCGCCAAGCCGGTCGAAGTGGGCCGGTACGACCTGGTGCTCCATCCCAACCATCTCTGGCTCACCATTCACGAGTCGATTGCACATCCGACCGAGCTCGACCGGGCCATGGGTTACGAAGCAAACTATGCCGGTACCAGCTTTGTCTTTCCGCCCGAGAAGGTCCTTGGTACGCTCAAGTTCGGCTCGCCGCTGATGAATGTGCGCGGCGATCGCTCGCAGCCGGGATCGCTGGCGGCCTGTGGCTGGGACGACGATGGAGTAAAGCCGGACGAGTTCGACGTCGTCAGGGAAGGGATCTTCGTCGACTATCAGACCACGCGCGAGCAGGCGCTCTGGCTCGATTCGTACTACAAGAAGGCCGGCAAGCCGACTCGTTCGCATGGCTGCTCCTACGCCCAGTCGTGGGCCGACGTCCAGTTTCAGCGAATGCCGAATATCTCGCTCCTGCCCGGGGACAAAGACATCGGGTGGAATGATCTCATCTCGGCAACCGATCGCGGCATCGCCATCATCGGCGACGGTTCGTTCTCGATCGATCAGCAGCGTTTCAACGCGCAGTTCGGCGGGCAGCTGTTCTATGAGATCCGCGGTGGCAAAATTGTCGGCATGCTGAAGGATGTGGCTTATCAGATGCGGACCCCGGACTTCTGGGCCAATCTCGACATGCTCGGCGGGCCCAAGAGCTACGAGCTCGGCGGGGCGTTCAACGATGGCAAGGGCCAGCCATCGCAATCCAACGCCGTGAGTCACGGCTGCGTGCCGACCCGTCATCGTGGCATCAACGTCATCAATACCGGGAGGCAGGCATGA
- a CDS encoding TldD/PmbA family protein — protein MSRASQDQARVMSRAEAEALAKRVLAFAKATETRVSIVNGVRGNTRFAVNQVSTAGDNVDTTIVVRSVVGKKVGSSTTNRVDDAGLKAVVESSERLARLSPDDAELMPELGPQQYRDGLGWSDRTAALDPAGRAAGVRLITDQSKAAGLVGTGYLETRATAQAIANSKGLFAYTRDTSVALTTTVRNEEGTGSGWAGSTSSDWGQIDPAALGARAVDKARRSTPASAVEPGRYTVILEPTAVGNLVQLILGATSARNADEGRSFFTKQGGGNKIGSKIVDERVSLVSDPFDPQTPGSPFTGDGLPTDRVVWVENGVVRNLNYDRYWAEKQGKQPTGVSGGGFGFSGVLKMSGGSETLESMIAGCQRGLLVTRFWYIRPVDPRTILYTGLTRDGTFLIENGKITRAVRNLRFNESPIFMLNNIEAMGAPVRVSSSESGSPGSSVVVPPMRVRDFNFTSLSEAV, from the coding sequence ATGAGCCGCGCATCGCAGGATCAGGCGCGGGTCATGTCGCGCGCCGAGGCGGAAGCGTTGGCCAAGCGTGTGCTGGCATTCGCCAAAGCTACGGAAACCCGAGTTTCGATCGTCAACGGCGTCAGGGGCAACACCCGTTTTGCCGTCAACCAGGTCTCTACCGCCGGCGACAATGTCGACACGACGATCGTGGTTCGCAGTGTGGTCGGCAAAAAGGTGGGGTCGTCGACCACCAATCGGGTCGACGATGCCGGCCTCAAGGCCGTGGTCGAATCGTCCGAACGCCTGGCTCGCCTCTCGCCCGATGATGCGGAGCTAATGCCCGAACTCGGCCCGCAGCAGTATCGCGACGGCCTCGGCTGGAGCGACCGAACGGCCGCCCTCGATCCGGCCGGTCGCGCTGCCGGCGTGCGACTGATTACGGACCAGTCGAAGGCGGCAGGCCTCGTTGGCACCGGGTATCTCGAGACTCGGGCAACGGCGCAGGCCATTGCCAACTCAAAGGGATTGTTCGCGTATACGCGCGATACCAGCGTGGCCTTGACCACGACGGTGCGCAACGAGGAAGGGACCGGCTCCGGCTGGGCTGGCAGTACCTCGAGCGACTGGGGTCAGATCGATCCCGCTGCGCTCGGTGCGCGTGCGGTCGACAAGGCCCGCCGCTCCACGCCCGCCTCGGCCGTCGAGCCGGGTCGCTACACCGTCATCCTCGAACCGACCGCCGTCGGCAATCTCGTGCAGCTCATCCTCGGCGCCACCAGTGCGCGCAACGCTGATGAGGGCCGCAGTTTCTTTACCAAGCAGGGCGGCGGCAACAAGATCGGCAGCAAGATCGTCGACGAGCGGGTTTCGCTCGTGAGTGATCCCTTCGATCCGCAGACCCCGGGCAGTCCCTTTACCGGCGATGGCCTGCCGACCGATCGGGTCGTCTGGGTCGAGAACGGCGTCGTGCGGAATCTCAACTACGATCGCTACTGGGCCGAGAAGCAGGGCAAGCAGCCGACCGGTGTTTCCGGCGGCGGCTTCGGCTTCAGCGGCGTGCTCAAGATGTCGGGCGGGAGTGAGACACTCGAGTCGATGATCGCAGGATGCCAGCGGGGCCTGCTGGTCACCCGGTTCTGGTACATCCGTCCGGTCGATCCGCGGACCATCCTGTACACCGGTCTGACGCGCGATGGGACCTTCCTGATCGAAAACGGCAAGATCACTCGCGCGGTGCGCAACCTGCGGTTCAACGAGTCGCCGATTTTCATGCTCAACAACATCGAGGCGATGGGCGCGCCGGTACGGGTCTCGTCGAGTGAAAGCGGCAGTCCTGGCAGCAGCGTGGTGGTTCCGCCGATGCGCGTGCGTGACTTCAACTTCACGTCGCTCTCCGAAGCGGTCTAG
- a CDS encoding protein kinase, producing MQPPSRPTDPEWDLVDALFERALDQPEGSRRDWIRSAPADPDLRNQVLALLDAAEHQGILDAPIPAAMMTPDSAAETMERLATTLGARYRIERVLGEGGMATVYLAQEAKHDRPVVLKVLRPEVARWVGAARFLDEIRIVAKLSHPHIIPLIDSGESEGLLYYVMPYHEGVTLRQRLDQGPLAAGAATTVIRDIALALGHAHQAGFVHRDLKPENVLVVDGHAFLMDFGVAKLTRRGSPMDTLEGMAIGTLAYMAPEQAVGHQVDARADVYAWGLVARETLGPTADRSVIAPLIRAALAPDPAGRPADGTAILTMLDRLTRHRRRLTRAIAALGVTATLTVGSALLWQLRTPVTVLDQDSGPVAVTPLRNETGDSTLAIWGRLAGDWLTQGLQETGRASVIPWPVALEAARAESLPQGGSTVTAIAAATGARSVVTGSYYLIGEQIRFQAELTEVPSGTVVATVTTREVPRDSIGLGVGLLRERLMGLLAVRTDDRLDRPGGATGRPPTYRAYQLFERGIEAHNRQDYRRASADLLAAWQEDTTFQQALAYAGRALWNAGEPGRVDSLLRSVRSRGLTLNPYDENQIRYLEHRLAGDGIGALRAIREAAALAPGGRVEYNVALAAISVGRSDEALEVLRRVDPDAGAFRGWAPYWFVLGHALHLQGRYQDEVEAGRELRRRHPDSRAGWVHLTRALASLGDTVALDSLVADASALPPDTYWSQGAMLVTAAEELEAHGFASRAPRYYAAAERWLANQLARTPDHRAHRFWLGSARYDQGAWQDAQPYFESLANDYPDELQFRGLASLIAARLGDSAGATRWLGEPPPYGRGGFLVYQARHAAIAGDRERAVALWSEAVGSSLSGIAWIHASSRQDLRPLDDDPRLHRLGLLPLR from the coding sequence GTGCAGCCGCCAAGTAGGCCGACCGATCCGGAGTGGGATCTGGTCGATGCGCTGTTCGAACGCGCGCTCGATCAGCCCGAGGGCAGCCGACGTGACTGGATTCGCTCGGCACCCGCCGATCCGGACCTTCGCAACCAGGTACTCGCTCTGCTCGACGCTGCCGAACATCAGGGCATCCTCGATGCGCCGATTCCTGCCGCCATGATGACCCCCGACTCAGCCGCCGAGACGATGGAACGCCTCGCGACAACCCTGGGGGCGCGCTACCGCATCGAGCGCGTCTTGGGTGAAGGAGGAATGGCCACTGTCTACCTGGCGCAGGAAGCCAAGCACGACCGCCCGGTCGTGCTCAAGGTGTTGCGACCGGAGGTTGCCCGCTGGGTCGGCGCCGCCCGTTTTCTCGATGAGATCCGGATCGTTGCAAAGCTGTCCCACCCTCACATCATTCCGCTGATCGACTCCGGCGAAAGTGAGGGGCTGCTCTACTATGTCATGCCGTATCATGAGGGGGTGACCCTCCGGCAACGCCTCGATCAGGGGCCGCTCGCGGCCGGCGCCGCGACCACGGTGATTCGTGACATCGCCCTGGCGCTCGGCCATGCGCACCAGGCAGGATTCGTCCATCGCGACCTCAAGCCGGAGAATGTCCTGGTGGTCGATGGCCACGCGTTCCTGATGGATTTCGGTGTGGCGAAACTCACCAGGCGAGGTTCTCCGATGGACACGCTGGAAGGCATGGCGATCGGAACCCTGGCCTACATGGCGCCCGAGCAGGCCGTTGGGCATCAGGTCGACGCGCGGGCCGATGTCTACGCCTGGGGACTGGTGGCCCGCGAAACCTTGGGACCCACCGCCGACCGGTCGGTCATCGCCCCCCTGATTCGCGCTGCGCTTGCTCCCGACCCGGCCGGGCGGCCAGCCGATGGCACCGCTATCCTGACCATGCTGGACCGACTGACCCGTCATCGTCGCCGGCTGACCCGGGCCATTGCGGCCCTCGGCGTGACTGCGACGTTGACCGTGGGCAGCGCCCTGCTCTGGCAACTGCGCACTCCGGTGACGGTACTCGATCAGGACTCCGGTCCCGTCGCGGTCACCCCCCTGCGGAACGAGACCGGCGATTCGACGCTGGCCATCTGGGGGCGCCTGGCGGGAGACTGGCTGACCCAGGGACTGCAGGAAACCGGGCGGGCCTCCGTGATTCCGTGGCCGGTCGCGCTCGAAGCCGCTCGCGCGGAGTCGCTGCCTCAAGGCGGCAGTACCGTCACTGCCATCGCGGCGGCTACCGGCGCCCGCAGTGTCGTGACGGGATCGTACTACCTGATCGGTGAGCAGATCCGGTTTCAGGCCGAACTGACCGAGGTGCCCAGCGGAACGGTGGTCGCCACGGTGACGACGCGAGAAGTACCCCGCGACTCGATCGGCCTGGGCGTGGGCTTGCTCCGCGAGCGGTTGATGGGGCTGCTGGCCGTTCGCACGGACGATCGACTCGACCGACCGGGGGGAGCCACTGGCCGGCCGCCCACCTACCGCGCCTATCAGTTGTTCGAGCGTGGCATCGAGGCCCACAATCGCCAGGACTATCGACGGGCCTCGGCGGATCTGCTGGCGGCCTGGCAAGAGGACACCACCTTTCAGCAGGCGCTTGCGTACGCCGGGCGGGCGCTCTGGAACGCCGGCGAACCAGGCCGCGTCGATTCGCTGCTGCGATCAGTTCGATCCCGCGGCTTGACGCTCAATCCGTACGACGAGAATCAGATTCGTTACCTGGAGCACCGGCTCGCCGGCGACGGCATCGGCGCGCTGCGGGCCATCCGCGAAGCGGCCGCCCTGGCCCCCGGCGGTCGCGTCGAGTACAACGTGGCGCTGGCGGCAATCTCGGTCGGGCGCTCGGACGAGGCGCTCGAGGTGCTCCGGCGAGTCGACCCCGACGCCGGCGCCTTCCGCGGCTGGGCTCCCTACTGGTTCGTGCTCGGCCATGCCTTGCACCTCCAGGGTCGCTATCAGGACGAAGTCGAGGCCGGCCGAGAACTTCGTCGACGCCACCCCGACAGCCGGGCAGGCTGGGTCCACCTGACCCGGGCACTCGCGTCGCTCGGCGACACGGTCGCGCTCGACTCCCTGGTCGCCGATGCCAGCGCGTTGCCACCCGACACCTACTGGTCGCAAGGCGCCATGCTGGTCACTGCTGCCGAAGAACTCGAGGCGCACGGCTTCGCTAGCCGGGCACCGAGGTACTATGCTGCGGCTGAACGATGGCTGGCCAACCAGCTCGCCAGGACTCCGGACCATCGAGCTCACCGGTTCTGGCTGGGCTCCGCTCGCTACGATCAGGGAGCCTGGCAGGATGCACAGCCGTACTTTGAATCGTTGGCGAATGACTATCCTGATGAGCTCCAGTTCAGAGGGTTGGCCAGCCTGATCGCCGCCAGGCTGGGCGACTCGGCCGGCGCAACCCGCTGGCTCGGCGAACCACCTCCGTATGGCCGGGGCGGATTCCTGGTGTACCAGGCCAGACACGCCGCCATCGCTGGCGACCGGGAGCGGGCCGTAGCGCTCTGGAGCGAGGCTGTCGGCAGCAGTCTCAGCGGCATTGCCTGGATTCACGCCTCCTCACGGCAGGACCTGCGTCCGCTCGACGACGACCCCCGCCTGCACCGCCTGGGTTTGCTCCCCTTACGCTGA